Genomic DNA from Streptococcus uberis:
CAGTCGAAGCTGATCAATGGCTATCTTTTGACTTTAAGTTACAACCTAGTCTATACCAGCTCCGTAAAGGAGATTGTTTACAAGTTCTTTTATATACGACAGACTTTGAACATACTGTAAGAGACAATAGTGATTATGAATTAAGGATTAACCTAGAAAAATCTTACCTATCATTACCTATTGCTTAACGTAATAAATCTTAGTTGATAAAGGAGTTCATATGACATTATTAGCACATGAAACATATGGTGAGAGCCAACATTTTTGGTATCAAGAGTCTATTTTACAGGAACATGACTATGGACTAATCTTTAATCATCATCAGGATTGGATTGATAATCTTGTCAAGATTATCTTATCTGATATATCTCCTGACAATGATACCAGTGATTATTTTTGGTATTTTGGACCTAAATTGGAAAATATGGTCTTAATGGTTCGGTATAAGGATAATCACTTTGACATCCAAATTAATGTAAAAGACTTTGATTTTGCTCTCCACCTAGACCTTATTAAGGACTGGAAGGAAGCATTACTGATGAAACTACAAGAAGAACAATCTTAAAAAAGAAAAAACCTTAATAGGTTTTTTCTTTTTTAGTGTTTTAATTTCATAAAAACCGAAGTGTCGTCTAAAAAAATATCATCAACAGATACGGATAAAGCCGCTGCAATGAGTCTAAGTTTTTCATATTTAGCACGTCTAAGCATGGCAACATCCTTTTCATAACGAGCTATGGTTCTAATGGAAATCCCTGTCTGTAGAGCCAATTCTTCTTGAGTTAGTCGACGATGTTTTCTTATTTCTCGTAAACTTCTTTTTCTCACTGAAACACCTCCTATATATCACTTAAATTAAATACAGATGATAATATTATTATAGACTTCGGTTTTTATGAAGT
This window encodes:
- a CDS encoding helix-turn-helix domain-containing protein — encoded protein: MRKRSLREIRKHRRLTQEELALQTGISIRTIARYEKDVAMLRRAKYEKLRLIAAALSVSVDDIFLDDTSVFMKLKH